Proteins encoded by one window of Haliotis asinina isolate JCU_RB_2024 chromosome 6, JCU_Hal_asi_v2, whole genome shotgun sequence:
- the LOC137287816 gene encoding zinc finger protein 862-like encodes MYTEIKAIRWVSSKLRALKAVCADLHVTVSHMEQVLSTSNKADELGQARAILNELKQVKFVKYIHLMTDVLSVITKTSELFQTKDLLLFEVKEAIDTLYMKLLAMSKEPGENLSKFYSVFDKESALFDGKLKLTGHLPVFGEDKDVHDLLEKVATYILNRFSDLGRPPVSNFQVFDFRTWPFSLQDLSTYGCKEIGTLCDEYSDILTDEERSSIPSEWQTLKVQVSMQRKSHPLAVYTSILQRQEESVKHILVLLNMLVTVSPSTAACERLFSNMNFVKNSFRTRLTQQNLQNQMRIIVSDTQLEDFDPLQAVEFWLQSGHRHITHRKRQRAATVVPTQASTASCSDVTDQESIQPFVDAIVNTLGGEDIARQKLKDMASDSAKQCLIM; translated from the coding sequence ATGTACACCGAGATCAAGGCTATCAGGTGGGTCTCTTCAAAACTACGAGCGCTGAAAGCAGTTTGTGCAGATCTACATGTCACTGTCTCTCATATGGAACAAGTGCTGTCCACATCCAACAAGGCAGATGAATTAGGCCAGGCACGGGCCATACTCAATGAATTGAAGCAAGTGAAATTTGTCAAGTACATTCACCTCATGACTGATGTTCTGTCTGTCATTACAAAAACCTCTGAACTGTTTCAGACCAAAGATCTTCTTCTCTTTGAGGTTAAAGAAGCCATTGATACCCTGTACATGAAGCTACTTGCTATGTCAAAAGAACCAGGAGAAAATTTGTCCAAGTTCTACAGTGTTTTTGACAAGGAATCTGCCCTGTTTGATGGGAAGCTAAAACTCACTGGCCATCTCCCTGTCTTTGGAGAGGACAAAGATGTTCATGATCTACTTGAAAAAGTTGCCACATACATTCTGAACAGGTTTTCAGATTTGGGAAGACCCCCTGTCTCCAACTTTCAAGTGTTTGACTTCAGGACCTGGCCATTCAGTCTTCAGGACTTGAGCACTTATGGGTGCAAGGAAATTGGAACTCTCTGTGATGAATACAGTGACATCTTGACAGACGAAGAAAGATCCAGCATTCCCTCCGAATGGCAAACCTTGAAAGTACAAGTCTCAATGCAAAGGAAATCACACCCCCTGGCAGTCTACACTTCCATTCTGCAAAGACAGGAAGAGAGTGTTAAACACATTCTGGTCCTGTTAAACATGTTGGTAACTGTTTCACCTTCGACAGCTGCATGTGAACGCTTGTTCTCCAATATGAATTTTGTGAAGAATTCGTTCAGAACACGCCTTACCCAACAAAACCTTCAGAACCAAATGCGTATCATTGTTAGTGATACACAACTTGAGGACTTTGATCCACTTCAAGCTGTTGAATTTTGGTTGCAATCTGGACATAGACACATAACTCACAGAAAGCGTCAGAGGGCTGCTACTGTAGTTCCTACCCAAGCCAGTACAGCAAGCTGTTCTGATGTGACAGATCAGGAATCTATCCAGCCTTTTGTAGATGCCATTGTTAACACACTGGGTGGGGAAGACATTGCCAGGCAGAAGCTAAAAGACATGGCCAGTGATTCAGCTAAACAATGCCTTATTATGTGA